ATCTATTAAACAACTCGCAATTGCTCATAGTGAATGGATAGAAAAAAAAGATCAATTTAAAAAAGAGCTTTCAGATCTCGATAATCAAAAAAATTCTCTAGAGAAGAATTTAGGTTTATTGAGAAGGAAAAGAGATGAATTAAACTCTTCAATTTCAAATAAAAGGCAAGAATATAATAACTATCTGTTAAAGCTTGAATATCTTGAAAGGGATATGCATTCCCTAAAAGAAGAGATGAGGAGCGAAAAAATAAAATTAGAAAATTATAAAAAAGATCTACCTAATCCTTCCCCGGAGTTTGGAGAATATGAGGGAAAGAGTCTTGAATCTTTGCAATCAGAAATTTCGATTATAAATGCAAAACTAGAAAGCTTAGAACCTGTCAATATGCTGGCTCTTGATGAACTAGAAGAATTAATTGAGAGATTAAATGGTTTGCGAGAAAAATTAGAAATTCTATCTAATGAAAGATCTGAATTATTGCTGAGAATAGAAACTGTATCAACGATGCGTCAAGAAGCTTTTATGCAAGCATTTACAGAAGTTGATAAACATTTTAGAGAAATTTTTGCAAATTTATCTGATGGAGATGGATTTCTTCAACTTGAAAATCCCAATTCTCCTTTAGAAGGAGGATTAACTTTAGTGGCTCATCCCAAGGGAAAAAATGTCAGAAGATTAGCGTCTATGTCAGGTGGTGAAAAATCGTTAACTGCTTTAAGTTTTTTATTTGCTTTGCAAAAGTATAAGCCTTCACCTTTTTATGCATTAGACGAGGTTGATAGTTTTTTAGATGGCATTAATGTTGAAAGGTTGTCAAAACTAATATCAAATCAGTCATCAAATGCTCAATTTATAGTCGTAAGTCATAGAAGGCCTATGATTAGTGCATCTGAACGAACAATTGGGGTTGCGCAAGCAAGAGGAGCTAATACTCAAGTTCTTGGGTTACCAAATGCTGCATAAACACACTTTTTTAAATTTATACGTCAGAATGATAAAAAGAAATTTATGAGCTTGTCTAACACATCTGCTAATAAGAATCTCCCTAACTCGGTGCCTAGTGAACGTTTATGGTTAAGGTCAGAATTAATGGGAACACAAGTGATAACTACTGATACTGGAAGGCGGCTAGGCGTAGTTGGCGAAGTCGTCGTTGATATTGATAGAAGAGAGGTAGTCGCTTTGGGACTAAGAGATAATCCACTTACAAGATTTTTACCAGGTTTGCCAAAATGGATGCCTTTAGAAAGTATAAAGCAAGTTGGAGATGTCATATTAGTTGACTCCCTAGATTCTTTGAGTGAAAGTTTTTCTCCAGAAAGGTATGGGAAGGTAATTAATTGTCAAGTGATTACAGAATCTGGACAGCTCCTGGGAAGAGTTCTTGGCTTTTCTTTTGATATTGAGACTGGGGATTTGATATCTCTTGTTATGGGTGCTGTTGGTGTTCCGCTTTTAGGCGAGGGAGTTTTAAGTACTTGGGAAATACCTGTTGAGGAAATTGTAAGTAGTGGTACCGATAGGATTATTGTTTATGAAGGTGCGGAAGAGAAATTGAAGCAACTAAGTAGTGGACTACTTGAGAAACTTGGAGTCGGGGGTTCTTCATGGGATGAAAGGGATGTAAATGGATACTCAGCAAATCTTGTACCTGTTGAGAATCAGTTACTTTCAGGTTCTGAATCAGAACAGCAAAACAATTTGGTCGAGGAATATGAAGAAGTTGTTGAACAAGATGATTATGAAGATGATTATGAAGATGAACTTGAATATGTTGAAATAAAGGGTTCTGAAGAAGAAATAAATAATAGAAAAAAGCTATACATGGATAATGATGATTCTGATCAGATCCAGAATCAAAATAGTGTTAATCAAATAAATGAAAAAAACAATATTGATTTAAAGCAAACAAAACAATCAACTACTAATTTAGCTTCAAAAAGACCAATTCAAAATGCAACTGAAACCTTAGATATTGAACCACTAAACCAACAAAATTTAGTTCAAGATAATAAAAAATCAGAAAAGTTTGAAATTGATGACCCCTGGTAATTATTAAAGTTTTTTTATTGAATTAACAATTATAGAAGCAAGTTTTTTTGCAGCACCTTTATCGCCTCT
This window of the Prochlorococcus marinus XMU1410 genome carries:
- a CDS encoding PRC-barrel domain-containing protein; this encodes MSLSNTSANKNLPNSVPSERLWLRSELMGTQVITTDTGRRLGVVGEVVVDIDRREVVALGLRDNPLTRFLPGLPKWMPLESIKQVGDVILVDSLDSLSESFSPERYGKVINCQVITESGQLLGRVLGFSFDIETGDLISLVMGAVGVPLLGEGVLSTWEIPVEEIVSSGTDRIIVYEGAEEKLKQLSSGLLEKLGVGGSSWDERDVNGYSANLVPVENQLLSGSESEQQNNLVEEYEEVVEQDDYEDDYEDELEYVEIKGSEEEINNRKKLYMDNDDSDQIQNQNSVNQINEKNNIDLKQTKQSTTNLASKRPIQNATETLDIEPLNQQNLVQDNKKSEKFEIDDPW